CTTCCTTAagcagattttcatatctccTAATATTTGCTTAAAGTGAGGGTCAAGACAGCCGTACACGAACGGGTTAATAGCATGGTTTATGAATACTAGTctgaaaaagaagaaatacaCAGACTTCTCATACGCATTTAAACGTTTTAAGATTCCTTCTGATATTAACGCTAATAATGTCATATACGTAATTGTTGTGACAATGAATATGATTGTCAAAACGAACATGATGTACGTTTTCCAATTAACCAGGTTCGCGTTTTCTTGACGTCGATGCTGTACCTTAATGTGACAGACTTCCGGCCTTACGGCTTCAATGACACAAACATCATTGACGTCAACTGGATCACTTTCGTCATCCATATTCCTCATTTCTGTTTCTTTGTAAGCTATTCCATTCCCGATCTGTACTTCTAAAATAGAAACATTTCTTGCATCACTGATCCcgcttttttcatttttctggGAAGTTGTCGGCTTGCTGACCATAGGCAAGCACGAGTCTCTGTTCATTTGTGCAAATGAGCGACCTAAGATGAGTCTTTTTGCTACCAGTACATAAAGACTAAGCATGATCACCAGGCATATCCCAATTAAAACCTCGACTGATGTAGCGTATAAAAACGGTTGTCTACTGCCTGCATAATAAGAATCCGTTTCACAGATAGTGACAGTAACGTTTCTTCCATTGTATATCCTTACGTCCTGCTTGATTCCCCAGAGAAACGAGACTGGCAGTGAAAGGGTGAACGCCGAGCCGTAGATAAGGCCGCACATGAGGAGCGCCTGGCGAGGCTTGATCTGCCATCTGAATGGCGCACAAACCTTCCGGTAGCGGTCGACAGCAATGATGCATAGACAAAATGCCTCCCCTGACACCGTGAACACGTTAAAGAAGGACTTGACTTTGCAGACGACGGGGAACGGGTACTTGTACCAGTGCTGCTGCGTGAGAATTTCTCCAGGCATCGTGGTGAGCGTGCTGATCAAGTCCAAAAGAGCGAGGCACAGCACGAAGTAGCGGAAATTACAGGCATGGTAACGCTTTATAAATACGAACAAGACAAATAAATTTCCAAAAAATCCCACAACAGCTTCAATTCCAACAAAAACTGAAACAGGTGTTAATACCCGTTTTATTTCGTCATTCAGTTGGTCCAATAATTCTCTTTCCGTCACATTAGATAGTCCATTAGTGTTGTCAGTTTCCTTATGGCTCATAACTGTATTGCCATACCTACTAGTCCTCGTTGTCAGAAAAATATCACCCATCTCTTATGAACttgtgtttaaacttaaaaaatgtcaatcaaaACGTAGTATTTGATTAACTCAATCCATTACACCATAGTGCACAACTTTATAAGACACCGTTTGAGTGATGTGCTGTTTAGTACCTACTAAATCGAAAATCGTAGTTAGAATATCATATCGAGTaaggtttttattttcttccgTATTTTGACTTAATCGTTGGGTCTAGATGTACTAAATCGATTCAATAGGTAACACTTGCTGTATTTGAAAGTGCGTTAATAATTTCAgt
The Mya arenaria isolate MELC-2E11 chromosome 12, ASM2691426v1 DNA segment above includes these coding regions:
- the LOC128212224 gene encoding D(1A) dopamine receptor-like produces the protein MGDIFLTTRTSRYGNTVMSHKETDNTNGLSNVTERELLDQLNDEIKRVLTPVSVFVGIEAVVGFFGNLFVLFVFIKRYHACNFRYFVLCLALLDLISTLTTMPGEILTQQHWYKYPFPVVCKVKSFFNVFTVSGEAFCLCIIAVDRYRKVCAPFRWQIKPRQALLMCGLIYGSAFTLSLPVSFLWGIKQDVRIYNGRNVTVTICETDSYYAGSRQPFLYATSVEVLIGICLVIMLSLYVLVAKRLILGRSFAQMNRDSCLPMVSKPTTSQKNEKSGISDARNVSILEVQIGNGIAYKETEMRNMDDESDPVDVNDVCVIEAVRPEVCHIKVQHRRQENANLVNWKTYIMFVLTIIFIVTTITYMTLLALISEGILKRLNAYEKSVYFFFFRLVFINHAINPFVYGCLDPHFKQILGDMKICLRK